A region from the Flavobacterium enshiense genome encodes:
- a CDS encoding BrxA family protein, which yields MLDEKIKYSTAFTAGALLSRETEAFVMAINNIDDFLEGYETIDFNIIPVNAESSKKRIKHEIEKRLWALNSEMLISLFSSSDKNGKNLILFYGICKRYPIIKHFMLEVVLNKWQNLDFQLEVSDFTNFLYRKMDFHPELEKISQKTIYKSGQVALKMLTDMGILNKNKIQKPTINSVIIRECNKVGDNWFMDVLLLNDIEKHDV from the coding sequence ATGCTAGACGAAAAAATAAAATACAGTACTGCCTTTACTGCCGGTGCACTTCTTTCAAGAGAAACGGAAGCGTTTGTTATGGCCATTAATAACATTGATGATTTTTTAGAAGGATATGAAACGATTGATTTTAATATAATTCCTGTAAATGCAGAAAGTTCCAAAAAAAGAATAAAACATGAAATAGAAAAGAGATTATGGGCTCTCAACAGCGAAATGCTAATCAGCCTGTTTTCATCTTCAGACAAAAATGGTAAAAATTTGATATTATTTTATGGTATTTGCAAACGCTATCCGATTATTAAACATTTCATGTTGGAAGTAGTTTTAAACAAATGGCAAAATCTGGATTTTCAGTTGGAAGTTTCAGATTTTACTAACTTTCTATACCGTAAAATGGATTTTCATCCTGAATTAGAAAAAATAAGTCAAAAGACAATTTATAAAAGTGGTCAGGTTGCTTTAAAAATGCTTACGGACATGGGAATATTAAACAAAAATAAAATCCAAAAACCCACAATTAATAGTGTCATTATCAGAGAGTGCAATAAGGTCGGAGACAATTGGTTTATGGACGTATTATTGTTGAATGACATAGAAAAACATGATGTATAA
- a CDS encoding BREX protein BrxB domain-containing protein, whose product MILDSNKLYELMADRGFQEPRTGNLFFPAYIYTYDPALEYEMRKEIAFLIEKLKRPNNYLECLVINMYEEMIDFLKGEEFSGRTLFDLITEKEKEDAHEALAWVRDEINEGDFYKNFTKKVKSHFVEKNDKKVYLVLHGFGSAYPYLRVSDFLKKTEQLIKEFKVIVFYPGDYNNNNYNLFGLLNDDNLYRANHLNKYIATE is encoded by the coding sequence ATGATATTAGACAGTAATAAGTTATATGAACTAATGGCAGACAGAGGCTTTCAAGAGCCAAGAACTGGAAATTTATTCTTCCCTGCCTACATCTATACCTACGATCCTGCATTAGAATATGAAATGCGAAAAGAGATAGCCTTCTTGATTGAAAAGTTAAAACGGCCTAACAATTATTTAGAATGTTTGGTAATCAACATGTATGAGGAAATGATTGATTTTCTAAAAGGTGAAGAATTTTCAGGAAGAACCCTTTTCGATTTAATTACCGAAAAAGAAAAAGAGGATGCCCATGAAGCTTTAGCTTGGGTAAGAGACGAAATTAATGAAGGTGATTTTTACAAAAATTTCACCAAAAAGGTAAAAAGTCATTTTGTAGAAAAAAATGATAAAAAAGTATACTTGGTGCTACATGGTTTTGGTAGTGCCTACCCTTACCTAAGAGTTTCTGATTTTCTTAAAAAAACAGAACAGCTAATCAAGGAATTCAAAGTAATCGTTTTTTATCCTGGCGATTATAACAACAATAATTACAACTTATTTGGGCTGCTTAATGATGATAATCTATATAGAGCAAACCATTTGAACAAATATATAGCAACAGAATAG
- a CDS encoding helix-turn-helix domain-containing protein, whose product MNRIKLELEKKGLTQTWLAENLGKSYNMVNSYVQNRRQPSIEQLYKIAELLEIEAKDLLVENNSVIN is encoded by the coding sequence ATGAACAGAATTAAATTGGAGCTAGAGAAAAAAGGACTGACACAGACTTGGTTAGCCGAAAATTTAGGCAAAAGTTACAATATGGTGAATTCTTATGTACAAAACAGAAGACAACCCAGTATAGAACAATTATACAAAATAGCTGAACTTTTAGAAATAGAAGCAAAAGATCTTTTGGTTGAAAACAATAGTGTGATAAACTAA